In the Zingiber officinale cultivar Zhangliang chromosome 5A, Zo_v1.1, whole genome shotgun sequence genome, ATATAATATTAATAGTTCAAAGATAAGTTACTGGACAACAAGTACAGTATACAATAAGCAATCTTGATGTCTGGTAAGTACGTGCTGAATCACTCAAACTCATGGCAAATCTGCacaaataaaaatatgaatcaaAATTCTAGAACCACCAAAATCAACATAaatcattctttaaaaataaagtcAAACCTGGAAGGCCAATTCTCTTGTATGACACATCACAAGTGCAGCAACTTGGCCTGCTGTTGGCTCAATTTACTGAAGAGTAGAAAGTACAAAAACCGCCGTTTTACCCATTCCAGACTTTGCTTGACAAATAGCATCCATTCCCAGAATAGCTTGTGGAATACATTCATGTTATACTGATGAAAATTGAGGAGTACCCCAGTAAGTAAAAAATAATCTTCTGGATCCTTTAATGGAAAGGTTTTCCTTATTCTCCACCAAACTGAGAAACATGCAAGTGATCTTTACCTGCAAAATACCATAAAGATTTATGCATCTATCTACTCGATGATGAAACGAGAtatctatttaaatttaaatagggTTCTCCTGATTTGCTCTCAAATTAAGAAAGTAAAATGAGCAGAGGACAAGTCTATAGTTCTAGTACTTTAATTGAAAAAAACCACTTCCATATAATTTCACTGATTACCTCATACGCCTAAGATAAAAGCAGCATAGACTTTAATTgaaattactaggcatgataatgataatgatccTCTTTTTTGCACCATCACTGACCAAGGCACACAGTTCTTCCTAGTGTTTAGTGACTGTGGCTTTTGATTGTgccaaataatagagataaacaGACTAAAAAATGTCTCTGAGAAGATCTTAACTACAAATATAAGTTGATGATTCACTCTGATCCAACATTTCTCACTGAATTAAAGGGTATATCCATTTTCAGTAGTCAAAAACCGCATCAAACTATTTATTCTCAGGTTTGTGTGAAACAATTAGAGAGAAGGTCAACAAGTAGAATATTTTCACTTCTCTCTGCAATATGGATAAGAACTCATGTTAGCCAACACAAAGAAAGAGATTGAGGATAAGATAATATTGGAATTCATCGTTTTAAGCCAAAGTGAAAGATAAACTTATAGCTAAACTATTTAAGGAACATTGATACTAATTCATAACAATAACCAATTTTCCCAACACACACATCTAGAAGTTATCCAACACTATTTTAATGTTGAAAAAGAATAAAAACAAGGTGTCAGAAAGATAAAAACAAGGAAACATTCTAACTGAGCAATAAACGTTGAAGTTGCCGCAAAATGTGGTTGGTGCACCAAGCGAGGTGTGGTACCATAGTACGTCATTTTCCACAAAGCACCATGCTTTACCAAAAAATTGTAGCTTCTCGGTAATTGATTAAATGGCCAGGGCGTATGCTCCGTCCACAAGTCAGTCACAAAGACCTACACTAGCACAAGATTTTGATCCATAGAGCAAGGGGAAAAAGCTACTTTCTGGACCACTTGGAGACAAGACCACTAATTAAATTTCTAATTCACCTGGTACTCATTGCCGAATTCCTGGTTGAAGGCAGCCCTGATGGCCTCCGCCGACGCGCGATGCCCACCACCAGTATCACTCATCAAAATCAAAACCTTCTTCGGCCTCTCATACTCCGCCACGCCGTTAATGGGGGCGCCGTTGTCCTCGGAAATGAGAGGGCTCTCATCCTCCAGACGGATCTCGTCGTTCGAGAGGCCGGCGAAGGCAAACCCGATGGGGGCACGGGGCTCGCTATGGAAATGCACGAACCGGTTGAAGTGGCTCCAGAGGCGATGGAGCTCGGAGGAACCGGGGGAAAGTGAGGCAAAGGCGGCAGGCCGGCTGCAGCTTCTACTATGCGAGGGAAAGGAACAACGTCGAGGAAAAGCAGAGagggaggaaggagaaggagaggtgaAGAAGGGGATCCGAGCGACGAGGGAGTCGaaggggaggaggaagagaaggtctTCTTTGGCGACGGAAGAGGGAGTCATGGTGGCGGGATTTCAATTAGGGTTTAATTGAAGGGGATCCTTGGCCTGCTTTTCTGACTTTTACTCGTCTTTCTTCGCATGGACTGATAAAAATCTGTTCTTACTTTTTCACTGCTTCACCGGAAACCTTGGCAGCGACCGAAGCCGgagctttctcttcctcctcttcgtagtCCAGGAGCTCCTTCTCGTAAACATCATTATCCTTGGCTTCCCCCATACTATCTCGAATCAAGAGAAAAAAAGATCAAGACaagataatatcaaaatatacaacgaaaatgcatcaatcacaccaaaaaactaaaaagaaaatgaaaagaatcacCTTGGCGGACGAAAACTGGAAAGTGGAGCTAGATAGAGTCTGCAAGAGAAACAAATCAGGAGAAAAATAGAAAGTAGGACGATGAGGGTTTTGAGAAAATATCCTAAATGGGAGAGATCCGAGGAGGCTAGGGTTTGGAGGATGAATGGGAGGACTGGAGGAGAGGGGAAAGTTGGATAATAAAGGGTTGACGAAGCCAATCCAATGGCGGACTGGATGAGTGGCGAACGAGAGCAGCGTGATCTTAGCAGCCCGTGTGTTGATgctgtgtggttggacggagaagcaagagcgtcgtgtgttgatcctgatcgggagaggaaggggtgtcgatctaggaagggggaagagggagatgaggttgagagagatggtcggaggtttaggtttaggtttaggcgagagagatggtcggaggaaggggcgcgatatagatttaggtttggagggaacttcacagtgttgcaaattttggctggtgggaaaattaaaatattttattttggttcattaacaccgggttttaaaaaccgctgttaaaatcggtgtctattaacgaaaaaaacggcgcttatagacatcgcctaaaaaaccgatgtttatgggcgaaaatctgcgctcatagacaccggtttttgaaaaaccctgtgtaaaatactcaaagacatcggtttttgcttagaACTGTtattgttccactgatgtctatgagggtttttgttgtagtgaaagcTCATGGCCAGGATGCTAACCCCAAGtaatgacaccccgaggatcgaatCTTGGACCTCTCAGCCACGAAGTCATGCACCCCCAACTCTGCTACGTCCTAGGGACGTGGTAGATGTATACAAGCATTGAAGTCTAGCAATTAACGGAAAGTAATATATAACTTTTCATAgtaaattcttcttcttcttccttgatttGCAACTACACTAATTATAATGAGAGTGATTACACATTTTGCATTTAATAAATtcattgttttcattttctaaaataTCATAAATTATTTATACAATAATCAATTTTTTCCACGGACAAACCTAAACCTTTAACCAATTTCTTTATACTATAGaaactatcagtcattatgttatcagtaggAAATAACTTTAACATTAATTGGCAAATGTCATTATAATATCGTTATAAGAAATGGCGTTTTGCCTTAATGTTCAATAGTTTTACAGTagttgatagttgagaatgaccagaaggaataTCTTTTCATACCTCTCTTTCATTAGCCTTTAACATGTCATATAGTTTTTGAACTTCATATGTTGGTATTTCATATATATTCGAATGATCAACTGCATTAACTGCATTCATCACTTCATAAATCGTTGACTGCATTATTATTAGATGATGAAGCAACACAAGGTCTAGATAACAAAGGAACATAAGATCCAATTAGCTCAAACAAATAAGACTCTCTATGACAATactaattgtagtaatttggaatAAAATCATTTCTACCTAGATGTACTTTCATTATATCCTCAGGGTGGAAAGTTGTATTTCTACATTTGTAATTGATTACACGAATACCATAACTGGTCACTATTCATACCGTTTGGATGATGTTTGTAAATTTCACAAATTCTTCAACTCTATCAAAATATTCTTTAgtaataaatctattttctaatctCTTATACATTCAATCTTTATTCATAAATTGTAACTTAAtgagaaataaatttataatattattaaccgtgtaaaactaagcatgcatatagtttaaaattaatagttaaattaaatcattaaaatctAATACTATCAATAAATAACTATTGTTATAGATATACCTAAAGCAGTGAACTAAGGCGAGTGTCTCCATATACTTTAAGTTCACACCAaataaagacatgaaaaataacaataatatgaaattaatattaaaatataagggTGCACAAACAAATATTTTTAGTAAACTAAATGAATATCACAAAAAACAGAGGTCTCAAAGCGTGTTCGACCACCTAACCAACACTGCACGTGCATCCAAATAGAGTTGTATATGGCATAGCCACCCAAATAGGGCTTAGCTTGCGGCCGGTCGAGCTCATGACCGACAGAGATTGTGGTCGACCGAGCAAAGGCAGTAGCTTGGCTGAGGCAGCAGCTGAGGCCGCGCTCATCCTTGCAACCATGGCTGAGACAATGGCTGCCACACTCAAATCGGGCTGGAGAGGAGAGGGGAAAGGAGAGGGGAGAGGAGCTTACGTCGCATGCTAGCCGAGGTTGGATATCAGTAGGGGCCGAGGTCACATGTCGACCGGAGAGAAGATAAGGATTTTAGGGATCGATCACGTGGGAAGGAAAAGGTAAGGGATCAAGATTTTAGGGGTTTTTGCGACCGGAATTTATTTCAGTCGCTAAAATAACTATCGAATAAATTCTAGTCGCACAACCTTGATTGATAAAAATTTTGGTCTCTATTTTAACAATCGAAATAAATTTTGGTAACTATTTTGCAACTGAAATTTATATTGATTTTAGTGATGGATAATTAGTTTTGTCACTAATTCtgtattttcttgtagtgaactaTTTAACACTTTGATCAATATTTGGAATTAGCGACGGTAAATTAACTATGTAACACTTTGATCCATCTTTGGATAgtcgattttttttaaaaaagctacAATCTAAACAcattttccccccccccccccttttttttttttaataataatagaaAGATAAGGAGTGtatcaaatgtttaattttttttcatcaaTTAAAAGAGCCGAGATGTGTGGGAGGAACATCACATATTTATGCAATTGTGAGTGATCAAATTATTTTGAGTCCATgtgttttttttcgttttcaagaACTAATAATATGTTATTATCTTGAAATTGTTTTCATTtataaatagaaagaaaatacGTCAACAGATTCAAAATGGTACAAGAAAGAATAATTATTAATAACAATGATTTGAAATacaagatttaaaaaaataaaagtattttataaattttaattggtTAAAATAATCACAGGCAcaactccaagatttacttgataTTTATCTCTTAGGAGACTAATCTAAAGTTCACTCTTAATGATCTCCCTCTACTTTACACTTTCTCCTCGAAAATCTTCTGGGGGCGGAAAAGCTTCTTACAAACTTGTTCTTATAAGAACACCACAATGCAATAACAATAcaagatataaaagtaaatacaAGAATGTAAACAACTTTATATGAATCTTTCTTTTGAtcatttgtaaaataccgaaaaataggcgaatattaataagggaaattgctggaatttttggaaatttttcaggaatttttcggaactcgtacggacgagttaattgggataaaaacgaggcccggaaaagcctgtttgggttacctcgttttagcgaggaaatgttttgttttctaatttttttttcttttctatttctttatccttatttcttttattcttttcgtTTTCCTTTCCTCGCAGAAAACCACCTCCCCCGCGCGCCCGACGCCCTCCTCCTTGtcctaaccgccggccgcggcGGTTTCTCCTCCCTCCCTCGCGTATAAGCCTCGGCcattacatcttcttcttccttcctgagCGCGCACGCCCTTCTCTTCATCTTCTGCCTGACACcgtctgtgccctagccagcccgacgccactgccggcaCCGATTCCCCAGCGTCGGCCGCCGgccctctgtgccctagcatctccaccgacgccgagcagtgctggccttctctcctcttcctccatcCCGAGTTTCCCCAGCCGATTCTTCTCGGACGTCCTCtgccctagatttgggccacaGCCACCGTCactttgccctagccgacgccacttctactcagccctagcgccggcgcATCACTGTTGGTGTTTGTTTCCGGCCAGGAGAAAGGTGTCAGTGGCCTAGTTTTGGTTTCACAACCGCTGTTGCATCCCTGGACAGTGCTGACGACTACTGGCTTTCCGATCCGAGGTGCCACCTCTACGTGAATTGGGCGTCATCCAGGAGTAAAGGTTTGTGCCCTAGTTTTTCTTCACTGTGGACCCATCTTTGTTATTGTCGTGCCCTAGGTTTTTCCCCCTTGCAGGTGAGTGAGGTGAGCAGCTTAcctttgttgtttctttgtatttgatCACTGGTTGGATGCGGAAACAACTCACGAATATGTTTGATTGATTTCTAGGTTTGGTATCAACGGGATTAAGCTGTTGTTGGAGCTGAGGAATCTGATCATTATTCATACACTTAGGTGAGCATGTTTAGTGACTTTTGTTGGGTTCCTATGGAGGATGTTCCATGCTGTACAAATTTTGTATAGGGTATTAGGTTAGATCTGGGTTGATCTAATTGGGAATCTTCATCGGAACTAGGATTTGAATTGGTtattaggatgatacattgatggAGGATCCTTAATTTTTATTTCGTATCCTGTTCTTGTAGGACTCGTGCAGAATGGGATTTAGTTATGTATAACATATGTAATGGATAAATTACATATGTGATGTAGGATAGTGATTGGGGGATTTGGTTTGGCTAATTAATTTATACgtgattagctaaatctgtatatcgtatattacaggactgtgattcgggATGGGCATCTCGACATCAGATTGATTCGATTCgatttattggaggcgggtacttttgactttacatctttgatatgtatagtagtgaatttaacaaataacaacaattatgtttttttaattgtTTCGGTTAGTCCCTACCCGATACCTGCTACATGTTTGGTTGATTGcctgttttgcatctcatgttattacttacctaattatacatgcttaggggtagtgatataactatgcttcaccatgttcaggacctaggtgtgataccttatctgatctgtgtacccttgatatgatttattgactatggtgcacatcatatatgtatatagattggttcaatatattaccatgcttagtgtcatgcaccattcgcataattacatgttgtgtgatagattgctccattattgtcgagcacatcgtgtaacgacccgccttctactgagtaggctgtaaggccgatcgttacgtaatgctgtgctaaattactattgcggaaatctggatttattaaaattttgctaaactattatctttgaaatctgatcttaatattctaggtgcacctaggagttgtacacatgctaggggagacaaTTTATGCCTCTCGAATGTCCTGCTAGctataatcaggcatttcaatcggtccgtggatcgattggggctgtcggatcgatccagtgatcgatccaacttgatactggcacgggggaaacccctggatcggtcggctgaccgatccataagctattgcctctgtacgcagctggatcggtctagcgaccgatccaggagtgcattaatcggtcggcagaccaatccagtggctcactgatcggtcggctgaccgatcagtgagcgtctgtgctctctgttcgcctctggatcggtcagcggaccgatccagtgcagacgcgaactctctgttcgcatctggatcggtcggctgaccgatccagcggcacaacccatactctgatcggtctgtagaccgatctgggttctgatttcgaatcagaaccctgatttcagcactagttcgtgccaaaatctcatataagagttctaaaatcaatggaaataagttctagcatctattaactagcattccaacataattactaacaacttaaacaaatcttccatggtttaaacattctaaggtctaaaaatgcataaaagtacttgaggaaaagaaactaagttcttaatttgctaaactccctaaggatcttcattccaggttcctgccacacacaccatctttgcattgaactccagcttcctctgctagtccatcttccctttacctttatctgcagtataagggaaaatagtatctgtaagcttaaagcttagtaagaaaccaactacctcacaaaacatgcatacgatgctaatgatgctttgaaaacatgctatttaaaacatatgctgaacatataaacatggcatggcatacaatcatccaaacatgtataacgaactgaacatagagttatcatgcatattcacggggaaaaactaagctggaaactgaaactgaaactaagctaaAACCGATCTTAAACAATAATCACTTAATTagtttatgagtttgaaagctattatcataataagtgaaaatacataatcatgttgtttgggctcggcaactgtacgTGTTGTGCGcgatccctaactagacccgggtttgcaagtcccgagactgtgggagtccaacccaatggatatctgatcctgtacagtgccactgaaaataaaatactggtatagctgaatttacttatcttgctatcactagattatctaaacctagtgctaggttgtctgaacctagaggcgactgtgggagcccacccattggaccgtagtcccatgaaagctgtagtaaggctaactaagctattttaaatgcttctattgcatttactgagctattaaaaatgcctaagttgcattttactgagctaatcatttaatcgaacatctagtgtgtttaaactctcctctctattagggagactacctttaggcacccaacagcatctaaacctccaactgaagggggaaagacgtgtccggcccatctaaaggtactcactaaatccctaaatctgcgaggagggttaaatacaccctatatgtcgaaaaatctgcatataactaaaccaatgcatagaaaaccaaacggaagctacttatactgtaggtgaggggtttcttacctcgtacgctaatttccttacaattctattcgctagaattccggtggagacgacttctcgacgatcttctcgcgtctaagcgttcccctcgcgaaggagagcgtcctcgtgtccgagatgtcaccggaaggcactcctatggccctagggatgaaaccctaggcttgcttgggtgttggcaccgagagaaggaaggagaagaggggGGTTCGGcgtgtggctagggtgaggagagaaAAGTTTTCTCGTTAAAGAAAAATAGCAATTTCTCTCTTaaatttctatttatattaagtggtaatttcggccaacttaagtataaatattattggtccccattcctttcagcacggccctgctgggttcaactggttactaacattatccgtaaactgtaggtctcgggttcaattcccgcttaggccgtttttcgcttatatttatttttgctatttc is a window encoding:
- the LOC121979787 gene encoding monogalactosyldiacylglycerol synthase 1, chloroplastic-like; the encoded protein is MTPSSVAKEDLLFLLPFDSLVARIPFFTSPSPSSLSAFPRRCSFPSHSRSCSRPAAFASLSPGSSELHRLWSHFNRFVHFHSEPRAPIGFAFAGLSNDEIRLEDESPLISEDNGAPINGVAEYERPKKVLILMSDTGGGHRASAEAIRAAFNQEFGNEYQVFVTDLWTEHTPWPFNQLPRSYNFLVKHGALWKMTYYGTTPRLVHQPHFAATSTFIAQLECKDHLHVSQFGGE